The segment GAGCATGCCATGACCACACGCAAACTTGACACCACCATCACCGCCATCCCGGTCTCCGACGGAGCCGGTGTGAAACTGCTGCGCAGCCTTGGGCAAACGGGCCAAGCCCGTCTGGATCCGTTTCTGATGCTCGATTGCTTCTACTCGGACAATCCCGATGACTATCTTGCCGGCTTCCCCGCCCACCCCCATCGCGGTTTCGAAACAGTCACCTACATGCTGGAAGGGCAAATGCTGCATGAGGACCATCTGGGCAACCGCGGGGAGCTCAGAAGTGGCGGCGCACAGTGGATGACCGCTGGACGGGGTATCATCCACTCGGAGATGCCCCGCCAGGAATCCGGACGGATGCGCGGGTTCCAGCTGTGGATCAATTTGCCGGCCAGGGAAAAGATGAAACCCGCGCATTACCGGGATCTCGCGCCGGAAAGCATTCCCGAGTTGCCGCTCCCCGGGGCCGGGATCGTTCGCGTCATCGCCGGAGTCTACAGGATGGAACACCGCAGCATCACGGGGCCGATCGCGGGGCTTAGCCGGGCGCCGCTGTTTTTCGATGTCAGGCTTCCGGCCGGACAACATTTTGCCCATCCGCTCGACGCCGGCCAGCAAGCCTTCGTCTACCCTTATGAGGGCAGCTTGATGGTCGGCCCGGAAAACGATGCCAGGCCGCTTGCCGCGCATAGCGCCGGCATTCTTGGCGCAGGCGGGGAGGTCCGGGTCGCCGCGCAGACCGACTGCGGTTTTCTGCTGCTGGCGGCCGACCCGATCGGGGAACCGATCGTGCAATACGGTCCCTTCGTGATGAACACCCCGGAAGAAATCGACGAAGCCATTCGCGACTACCGGAACAACACACTTGTCTGAAAGGAGTCTCCGCATGAGTCCCGCTCTTGCCAAACGTATCGCTGGCGTCACGCGCGATGTGGGCTTCGCTGTCAAGCGCCTGTTGCCCGCCGGCGAAGCGCGCTCGATCGGCCCCTTCGTGTTTCTGGATCACATGGGACCCGCCCGTTTTGCCGCGGGCACCGCCGAAGGGGATGTCCGCCAACATCCGCATATCGGACTGGCCACCGTCACCTATCTGTTCAGCGGCGCGCTGATGCATCGTGACAGTCTCGGCACGGAACAAAGGATCGAGCCGGGCGCCGTGAACTGGATGTCGGCAG is part of the Paludibacterium paludis genome and harbors:
- a CDS encoding pirin family protein, yielding MTTRKLDTTITAIPVSDGAGVKLLRSLGQTGQARLDPFLMLDCFYSDNPDDYLAGFPAHPHRGFETVTYMLEGQMLHEDHLGNRGELRSGGAQWMTAGRGIIHSEMPRQESGRMRGFQLWINLPAREKMKPAHYRDLAPESIPELPLPGAGIVRVIAGVYRMEHRSITGPIAGLSRAPLFFDVRLPAGQHFAHPLDAGQQAFVYPYEGSLMVGPENDARPLAAHSAGILGAGGEVRVAAQTDCGFLLLAADPIGEPIVQYGPFVMNTPEEIDEAIRDYRNNTLV